The genomic interval aattgttatatatatttatatatataatttattcatatatcgactatcccgaaacggtacacgaaacggtaccggtaccgaaatatttcgttccagtgtcttgaccggtacgccatccggtacggtattcaaaacattggttgagatgggttgagatgatttatgaatagtagaataaaagttgaattatttattatatttggtgtgagaatttggaaaagttattttgggatttgaaaaagttgaattgtttattatattttgtgtgagaatttgagaaagttttaatgatgagatgagatgggttgggatgagttgaagtgggttttgaatccaaacatgtcctgaatttaaatgaaataggcaaatacaaaaaaatgtgatattggctaaattttgaagatgaatttagccaatctaatgagaatgctctaagtacTGATactatttaattacaaataccATCAATATCATTCACgtgataatatttaatttataaaaaataatttaaaattaaaacttttatataaatcaaatcttaccatatTATATCTAGCTAGTACAAATAAACTGTACCCCCGTTATACAAAACCCTTACAATTACTTGTTGGTGATCTTGGGGTCAGCCCCTTATGTTTCTAGAAATggttttaattactatttgtcCTTTGTTGATGCTTATATATGCTTTACTTGGATTTTTCCTATCAAATTAAAATCAGACGTTCTTAACATTTTTATCACATTCTTGCCTTATATTAAGCGACtgcttaattctaaattaatcaCATTGCAAACGGATGGAGGAGGGGAATTTCAACCTCTCACTTCATTATGTAAAAGATTTGGAATTACTCATCGTCTATCTTGCCCCcatacacatcaacaaaatggtcTCATTGAACGAAAATATAGACATATTGTAGAAATTGAGCTTTCTCTCTTGGCCCACGCCTCACCTCCATTAACTTTTTGGGCTGAAGCCTTTGAGATTGTTGTCTATCTAATCAATCTCTTACCAAGCCCAACTCTCAATAAAAAATCTCCTTACTCTCTTATCCATAATCGTCTtcttgattatattttttttgaaggtTTTTGATTGTGAGTGTTGGCCCAATTTGAGACCATACAATAATCATAAATTCCAATTTCGGTCCACCTCTTGTCTGTTTTTGGGCTAAAGCCCAAACCACAAGGGCTACTGCTGTCGTGACCCTCATCAATATCATAGCATTGTTGACGCCCTGCAGTATCTATCATTAACTAGGCCAGACATCTCTTTCTTGGTGAACAAGGTGTGCCAGTTTATGCACAACCCAAAAATGCCTCATTGGACTGCAGTAAAACACATTCTACGGTATCTCAAGCATACCATCAATCTtggacttttcttttctttcaattcCTCTCTTCAGTTGCAAGCATactctgatgctgattgggcggGTTGCCCAAACGACTGTCGTTCTACTAGTGGGTACAGTATCTTCCTTGGCAGAAATTTTATCTCATGGAATTCGAAAAAACAGCACACAGTAGCACGTCCCAGCATAGAAGCAGAGTATAAGGCCCTTGCTTCTTCTGCTGCTGAAGTCATCTAGGTCCAAACCTTAATTTCTGAACTTGGTCTTCACTTATCAAAGGCCCCAATATTGTGGTGTGACAAAATTGGAGCCACTTACTTGGCTGCCAATCCTGTGTatcactcaagaacaaaatacATGGAGGTTAATTTTCACTTTATCAGAGATTAGGTCGCTACTAAGAGTCTAATTGTTTCCTTCATTAGCTCTAAGATCAAATTGCGGATGTTTTTACCAAGACTTTAGTTTTTGACAAATTCTTTCAATTTAGGTTGAGTCTCAATGTGTTAGACACCCCTTTGGACTCGAGGGGGCATATTAAACTAGATGATAATTGTATGGAAAATAAGAATACTCTAAAAAGCATTGGAGACAAAGTCTCTGCTGTTATGTAcccgttttttattttttatctcttgtaTAAATATCTCATCATGTGTAAATGaaatgtaaagaaaatattCCTCATTCAGAGTCTTTGCTAACAAATACCCAGGTTggatttagatagtgaattgagatgagatgagttgagataaaagttgaaaattgaataaaatattgttagaatattattttttaatattattattgttttgaaatttaaaaaaaattgaatcgtttattatgttttatgtaaaaattttaaaaaattataataataaaataagataagatgagatagattaactttcaatccaaactaaaacttaaattttaataGCCTGCAGGACGAAAAATGCTTTGTTTAAATGAACAATGGGACTGGGCCTGGCAGTTTAGGCCagcatttgttttatttttcaaaaataaaagtcacaCATCTTtcacataattcaaatacagtaaaataaataaataaataaagatctCACTGAATTTATTACAAGTGAgtctaatttaaatttttttaaaataaataaaaacgtTTTGAGAAGTAAACTCAAGCTATTTAGTCTGGAAAAGGACAATGTCACACGCAAAAACATGGTCGACCCAAAAAACCTGagacaaataaaacaaaaagagaaaatctaCTCAGCCTCCTTTTATCCCTTCAACACCGCACGAATACAcgtgtcatttttttcttctttttagacTTCCGTGCTGTCCCctctctttttcaattttcttttgccACCCACCCCCTTTCaatctgctctctctctctctctctctcaaatctctcTTACGATGtactctcccccccccccccctttcgaTCTGCTGTTTCCCATCTCCTCTTTTCCCTCCTCTCCCTACCAATGATTCTTCCTTCAAAGTCGGTAAGCATGCTTCCATTCGGTATCTTATTTTtactctcatttttattttactatttttttaggCAGTGGTAGCACGATTTGTCTGGAGTCATTCCTGATTTTTGTGTGTCATTTGAACActgattttgtaatttgatatgaaaattaGTATCTGGCAGCgcattattttttggatttttttttaatattatgatctgtaaaatttatgtggtttgtgATTTATTGGGGTTAAGTGTTTGGACAAATAAACAACTaggattttttcttgaaaataattttttcttgagtttagGGCGACAAACAGCAAACCATTGGACtagtttcttttgaaaaaaatcttcAAGTAATCTTGGGTGATGGATGAATTGGTACGCATTTTAACACAAAATGTCATAACATATGTCTAACAAGGTGCTGTAATTTGTGCTTGTTACTTGCTATCTGACGAAGTGCTGTAATTTTACATGTTAAAACAAATGAGTTCACTTTAAGtaggcaaaatattttttgggcaaGTGAGCAAGTGAACCCATTTTGTAACCATTCGACTTCtgatataaaaaaacttatttatatacttgGTCCCAGTTTCAGTTGTTTTAACCTTACCAACTTATGCCTAAGGATTATTTGGGTCCATGCTTTTGCACCTGTGATTCATTAGGCTATAAGGGTGTTTTAAAAGGGCATGGCAATggaatacaaaattttgatttctctACTGTGTTCAAATGGCCATTAAAATTCTCTATAAATTTCAGAAAAAGCTAAGGGAGTTACATAGGTCCTTATCTCTTTTACCTAAATTGCCTCAGTTTGTTGTGATCTTTTGACATGTAACGAGGCCAAATCAGTTTGCAATGCTAATCACAACCTTCAATATTTGCCACAGATATTATAGTGCTGGAATTTAACCATTACACCCCTGGTTCGCGGTGGAGACCTACAATTATCAACAGGAAAGACTACAGGGAAGAGGGGAATGAGGTAGATGGGCTTTATGGAGGAATCAGAAAGCTTaagaatgagaatgagattttCACATGGAAGCAACTTTGGCTAGCTGAAGTCTTGGAATAGCATGCATTGTATGAAAAAAGGGGCTTTGTAAAATGGTCTCCCCATTTATGCCAAATTAATGTACAAAAGTTACCCCAACAATATGTAATTAGCAGAAAATCTCTTCAGGTTTTGGTTGATATTATGTTAGAAGAATGATAGCTTTCAAGTCATACGACATCCAATCCATTTCTTCAGATTTCAGATTATCTATTTTTTGCCTGTCTTATTGACAATCAAATGGACATGAAATTTCGAAGTCAGAGATGTAGACCTTTCAGACAAGTTTCTTCTacatagatgaatttaatttaagtATCTTTTGAAAGAGAGATAAGAGAatatcaaaatatcacaaaCAAGTGATAGAACTTTAAAACTGGTGACATCCAATCATGCCCAATTTCAACGCCCACAATAGATAAGCATAATTTGAAAGCCATCAAATCTGAAAAGGGATTAAAAGGAGGACATAAACTATGCACTAACAAATTATACAAAGTTCAGTCCCTTCCATTCACAACAAAAAATCATCTACACAATATGGAGtttgaggcttttttttttcccacaacaCTCCAAATATTCACAACCAAACCATCATCTACACAATGGTACCAACTCCCCCAGAAATGCACAACCAAAACATTGGTACAAACTTCCCaacaaaaaaatactcaaaaaccAGTACATCCTCCATGTAATGACACATCAAACTTGCATTCATATCTTCGGTTATACATGATCAGTACCAGCACATTTCTGTAAACAACACAATATAATCATCAATTAATAACACAATATAATAGCACCCCAAGGGGATCAATATTATAACtagatctttttatttaaataaagaacaaatagTTGACTTTTGTTATGATTCATGTTAAATAGACAAAGAAGAAATCCAAGGGGATTAATATTATAACCAAATTGTTAGATTTATCTAATATTCCAATTTGTCCtgttattctaatttttaaggATATTTCAacatgttcttttattttagattttttttttttaaagatgactATAATTCCAATCTAATCAAGTCCAAATTAAGTAATTATACTTCTTCCTTTGTGAATTATATGTATATGCTCCATAATTGCACAAATTTGCAAGTATACTCGTGCTTGCATATTTAAAAGCTCTAGTACAGCGACTGCCATTACAATATATGTATGAATTAAACTTAAGAATAAGATCATTGTGTTAGGTAAGAATAGGATCTTACCTCCTCATTGCCCGATGGTGTTGGCTGTATGACATCACTATATTGGGTTCCAACAACAAAATTGTCTACAATAGCAACTCCTGCAGATTCTAGGCCCGCATGCAATTGTTCTCCGTCATTGAATATTTTCCTGCATGTCTAAATTTCATgacaaaaacataaacaacaaTTACAAAAGTGGCATCTCATACCAGTCCAATAAgcataatattaatacaaaaaaaaaaaaaactattaatgcAAAAAACTTACTacttgtttcttctttctcttcataATAGCGTTCTCCACAGCCCCTACCTTTCTCTTCATTGGGGGTCTCCCTTTCCCTCTGACAACATGGGGGCTTAATACTTTCTTACCCTTTTCTGGGATCATGTTCTTTCTCAACTTGGTTAAACCGTCGTCGGTTGTTAAGCCTGTACATTGCAACTCAAACTCATCTAACAACCGCAAAAATGCATTTACATGCTCATCACTGGGGGATACACGCGTGGCAAATTTCAAACATCTCTTAACCACGAGCTCATACCTCTGTGCGTCTGCATTGTTCCGCAAGTCATCATAACTACTTTTGACCAGTGTATATCTTCTCTTTAAGTCCTTTCGCCATCGATCCAAGACATACTTGTCAGGCAacacattaatattttttgtttgacaGACTTTAAATACATGCCTACAAATAATCCCCCTCATCTCAAACAAGGCACACGTGCATTTAACGTCGCattcttcatcattataatAAACTGAGTACGTCACTTTTTTTACATAGTCATCCGTGGAAATTTCGTCGAAAACATCGAAGTTAGAAATGCAACCTTGTGTGCTAACAAGTATgcaattacataaaatcattcCCAACACCTCTCTTTGGACTTCCTTAAACTTAGCATTTGTATACAATGCTTGAAACTGCTTTTCAATGCGGAGTGGTGATACGCATGGGATTATTTGGTTGCAGGAATTGAAATCAGCAGTCGCTTCGACCTCCACCTTCTTCTTCAGAGCATTATCAAATTGATCTACAAACTCCTTCAAAGTAGTACCAGAATGTACAAACCcgtcaaaaaatgcattcatgctttcagacCGTTGTGTAGTGCTCATACCTGCCCAAAATACACCCTTCAAATATACTGGTACCCAGAACTCTCTCTCATTGTACAACCCTTGCAACCATGCATTCTCCCCAAGGTCATACTTTTGAAGTAATTTCCCCCACTTGTCCTCAAATTCTGTGCAACTCTGTGAATCATATAAAGCACTCTGAATGGCAGACTTCAACCCTGCATTGAATTGGGAGTGAGATCCCAATTTCTCTGGCAATTTCCGCATGATATGCCAGAGACAATATCTATGGCGACTGTCTGGGAATACAATCGCAATAGCACTCTTCATTGCTCGGTCTTGGTCTGTTATAATTGCTTTGGGAGCCTGACCATTCATGCACTTCAACCATGCTCGGAACAACCAAACAAAAGTATTTGTGTCTTCATTGGAAATCAAGCCAGCCCCTAACAATATGGACTGcccatgatggtttacaccaacaaaggGAGCGAAAGGCATATTGTACCTATTTGTTAAATACGTCGTATCAAATGTGATAACATCTCCGAAGTACTCATATGCCGCTCGACTTCGTGTGTCAGCCCAGAACACATTTCTGACTCTGAACTCGTCATCCAAGTCCATGACTGAAACAAAGCCATCATTCATCATACTCATTCTCTCAAAATAGTCACTAAGTGCTTCACCCCCTCCTTTACCTAACCTTAAGTGTctggctttattaataaaattccgAGCATCTTTCTCTTGAAATTCAAGGTTCTCAAAACCACCGGCATCAACAACAAGTGCTTGGAAATTTTTGTTCATTCTAATACCTGCTCTGTCATTCAAGTCAAGCATCCTCTGACTGTATTCATCTAAACACTTATGAGATCTAAAAAATCTGGATTTCTGTGGGCTGACAGTATTATGATTGTGAGTAATCTGAATCGTCGTCAAAACCCATACCCCATTCACCAATTTCGCATTTACCTTCGCTTTACAATTCGTTTTGGTTGTTGGTCGTGGTCTCGAGACATTACTATGGCTAGGATGGTAGGTGCCGCCACGTGCACACCCAATGGTCAAATACTTTGCACTCCCATCTGCCTCTCTCTTCGTCCTAAACGTCTTTACACCAAAACCCGACTGTTTCGCATATCGTTTGTAATAGGCGAGAAGGTCTTTCTCAGTGGCAAACTCCATACCAGATTTCGGCTCTTCAACtcgttcatcatcatcatccgaTACTTCATTAGTCCCCTTCGCCTCTAATACTTCATTAGTCTCATCTGCGTTCGATACTTCATTACTCCCTTCCACCTCCAAAGCATTCATGTGTGATATACTTGCAACATTCTTTTCACTTTCATCAGGCACAATTGATGATTGAACTGGGTGTTGGGGGGTCTCTTGGAATCGCTCTGGATTACTAGACGGAGGGTAGGACATAGTTGGAGGATGCTGCAATTAAGTACAAcgttagaaaaaatgaatttcacaTACAGGAAAGACTTTTTGAATGAATCGAAAATGTATGTACCTGGATAGTCTCTTGAAATCGTCTAAAGTCTTCCGGATTACTCAACGGAGGGTAGGGAATAGTTGGCAGATGCTGCAATAAGGCACGacgttaggaaaaaaaaaaattgtacgtaCAGGAAagagttttacaaaaataaaacgcATCTACCTGGCTACCCCAATGATATGAATATTGATTTGGATACGTATTTGGAGGCATCATATACACCGGGTGGTATGGATTTTCGGGACTAACATATCCCTatcataaacaaataaacaatatattaaGTACTTGGAAATATTGATCACAATGACAGACACAACAATATATCCAAATGACGAACGTTTATCATACTTGGATGGGTGAAATCACTGTAGATGGCCTGGGCGAAATTCTATCTTCCTCTGTGCCTTCCATCTTGTAATATTCTTCTCTAACCTTACAATATTTACAACTAACCAATGCCATAGCACCATTGCTCAGAAGTGAATCAATGACATCCACATAGAGAAAATTTGATATCAAAATAGCATGGCCAAACatttaagaaagagaaaagccCAAGGCAATGAACAACTATCAAGTGGCTTACCATATTTGCCATCATCAAGAGCATAAAAGTACAGGACGTTGGCCCTTTATCTTTATCTCTCTACACAAGTCACTTCTACCTAAAAGATAGATTTTACATCATCAAATTATGGGCTAGTGAATTGTTTAGTGTTGTTATTGCCTTCTAGCTATATAGCAAAGCTTCAAACATGTGATTCAACCATAATGAATTTGATAGGGATGAGAACGCATTCTATATAGGATATTGCAGTCACTAGACATATTAGTACTCAAACACTCTTGTTTCTTGTGGTTGATGTCTTCTATAAACAGCACCACATTTTCAAGCTTAAAAGGTTTCTATTAGGATTTTTTTGACAAATGTGGGCAGTGAACAAAATACTACTTTCTAATTAAAACTGAACAAAAAGTTGTTGAAAATTACTACTTAATTGCAAAGCCACTAAATCTTcttctactttgttttttttaatcttttaaaacatcttttttcccttttcctttagaagaaatgaaataaattaaggaaaaaaaaaagagaagcttaaaaagaaagaaaggagaagcTTAAAAGCCAATAACTGGAAAGGCAACAACTTGTTGAGCCATAAATTCAGACATGCATAGAAAATGTGTTATTAAATTAAGCACAATACATCAAACTTACCGGTGGGGGAGGAGCTCGCACGGACTAGTATAAGCGAGAGCTTCCGACTGAATGCAGGGGAGggggaaaatgagagggagaAGGTATGGGCTTCCGTCTGATGCAGGGGAGGGGGCCTTCTGTACGACGCAGGGGATGGGAGAAATGACAAGGTGGGACGATGGGTTAGGGACGTGGGGGGCTGGGAGGGAACGGGGGAGAGGGAAAATGAGTGGGGTGGGAAATGTAAACTTCGAATAGGActaagaaatattaaaataaaaaaaagtcagaaATTCGTGCGGTGTAGTTAAAATGAGGAGGCTGTATAGTACTCCTCAAACAAAAATCATGGCACCCACAAAAGCGGTACAACTTTTAGGTTTGGTTTAGTTActtaattcttcaaaatttattttaacttattattataatttttttaaattttaacataaaatataataaataatttaatttttttaaatcttaaaataataataatattaaaaaataatattttaacaatattttatcatctcaactcaactcaactcacttcaacatctaaacgcaatgTTAGACTTCGTTTggaaattatattcattttaatttattattataatttttttaagttttaatataaaatatataaaataatttaattttttcaaattttaaaataataataataataataataaataataatattttattatcttaatttaattcaatttaactcaatttaatatctaaacacaatctTACAATTGTGGAAAACAGAGTACCTGATTCGTTTCATCAAATAAATTTGAAGCCGAGAAGAGTGAGACGATCCACTCTTACAATTACCAAGTAGGTTAGTTGGAACGAGAAGTGATACAGAGAAGTGATAAATTCATCTCGTTAAAAAGTTCTCACAAACTAAAACtcttatttaatttgatacatTAAGTGCCGTTTGAATAATGATacgagatgagataattttaaataaaaattaaaaattaaataaaatattattttttaatattattattttaaaatttaaaaagtttaaaaaaattaaattatttattatattttatatataaatttaaaaaagttataatgatgaaatgagataagataaaagacttttactatccaaacatgacctaaattataaaatacatctaACGTGTCACGTTAAGCTATATCAATATAAACTTTACTTTATAACATGTCTTTATGAactatgtgtatatatatataggattacTACATccacataaaaattataaaaaaaaaaattttataaattggcATGACTTGATTTGatccgttaaatctactttataataaaaattattttacaatatgacgaatcacatcaaattatattagtttataaaattacttttatgtaatcaatTTGTGGTTAGAGtattttccaaatatatatgtgGAAAATGTTATGGGTCCCGACATATTGTCCCGATAATTTGTCTCaactgattttttaaaatctttttactttatgattaatgaagtgttttttaatgattttgtgaattttttttaatttttaagagtattaaaaaaatacatgaaaaaaaaatttaaaaatataaaatacacttCTCGGACACAATGTGTCGGTGGCAGtagtgcctctctctctctccccctctctctctctctctctctctatatatatatatatatatatatgcaacagTTTAGGCCTTAATAGCCCAGCTAGTAAGTTTAGAAAATGTAGTTTGGGCCAACCGAGATATCAACAAGTTCAGGAGCCGGTCCTTCATTTGAGGACTTGGATATCTACATAGGGACCTAGCCGCATGTCCTACAGCTAAAGTTCCCTCGGTAGCAGAGCTGAGTTCCCCAGCCGTCCAAGCAAATGATCACCCGAGGAAAGTTAAAACAATTTAGGGGACCCTAGGACTGACAAAAAGGTTTTGTGGTGGGGTCCTCGATCACGTCCATTTGTGGATGGTAGGATCCCACTTTGAGTAACTGGGGAGGCATTCATTTTTTACAGGTTgcttttggagatgaaaattgaGCCTATTCTTGTTCTGGGAAATGCCATTCCCTAGCACAATGTTAATATGGTAGAGCTCTTTCCAAGATCGTACAATCAGTTAAAGCTCGACCAGTTACGGAGGAGACTGCCTAAATTGCTTTCCTGCCTCATGCTAACAAACCTGTGGTGCCCTTGCAATCTCTACCTTTGTCATGTACATCTCCTACATTATCAAGTCAAAAGGATTGAGTGTTCATTCAAACTGATTTTATTGCTGTGGACCTCGCACTCCAATTATCTTTTCCTTGAATAAATGCTTCTGCAGATGGACATGATGGTCCTATGTATGCTCAGGACTCAAGAAGGTTGGGTAAAGTGTAACTATTAAGAATGAGTAAAAAGGTCATGATTCCAGTTTGATCAATTCCAACCATTCATGCCACATCACAATGGGTGATGAAATCAAAGtagcacatttttttttcttttaatcatgaACATCTCATCTCAGTTCGGCAGACTCTGAACAAATATCATCATTTCCTCTCAATTAGAAccggaaaaagaaaattgaaaatgaaagagaacaTACAAGAAGATTTGAAGCAGAACTCACTGGCATGGCATTATGGCGCATCATGGCATGTGCGGTAAGAAATGGGGTTCTCAGTTCTCTATTGCGAACCCCAACAATTACAAGAAAGTATGCCTTTTAGACCACTTAAAAGGCTCTtctgaacaaaaagaaaacagaaacttCCATTTGTCCCGAACTTTCCCGAACAAAAGCCATGTACAAGCAGCAAAGAAAACTGTGCTACTTTTAGCCTACCAAAAGTTCATATTCTAAATATAGTCTAACTTCAAACTGTTCCTGGTCATCCACTTCAATCTGCTCTTTGTACAGTGGTCTTAAACAAGAGGATGTATAACTTCTGATCCATTGAGAAGTACATAAACCCACCAACTGAATGCGTTACAAATGACCCAAAACTTTTCCCTACAATACAGTGCCATGCTGGCCCATAGACCCCATCAAATTCCTGCAAAATCACAACCACCCCAACAACAACTTATCTCCTGATCAATCACAATTGCACAGACCCACATCAGAAATAGAGAAAAGCCTCAACttgataaacaattttcttaatcaaaatatgaaataattacCGTGCAATAACAATTACCTTCTTGATAGTGCAGGCAAGGGTTTTGGAAGTGAACTTTTCCATACTATCATAAGCCTTTCTTGCACAATCCGTAACATGGATCTGCATAAACGGTGGCATATCAACTGCAACCACTTTCACGCCACTGCCTGCAAAGATATCTGCCAATTCAACCTGCGAACCACAGAAAGACCTCCTTCTGCCGCCTCTGAGAGTTAATGAAACCGACAGTCTGTTAATATCATGCCCATCCAGAAGATCCTTCGGTTCTATATCCTTCACTTTCTCTGGCAATGGCTTAACATCAAGCCCTTCACGAGGTTCTCTCCGTTTCTCAATCACTTTCACTTTGTGAATCTTCTTCTTATCCAATTCTTTGGATGATTTCTTGGACTTCTCTTCAGAAACTTCCTTTGTTGATTTAGCCTCTCCTTCTCCTGCCAGTCTTGGAGCAATAGTTCTGCTCTGATGGTTTGGTCTGGTAAGTAAAAACTTGGAGGAATCCCACATGGCAGAAGTTGTCATGGCTTTCGCTTGCAAAGGGACGTCTACAAGAGTTGGAGGCGGCTGAGTATTAGCGGGCTTTCGGGATGCCCGGACTTTGTGATAAGGGTTTAACCTTGAGAAGTTGTGGGGCATGAAAGAGGAGGATTTAGAGTTCGAGAGTACGGGGGGATCCGGGTTTGCTCTAATCTGGAGGTGAGAAGTTGGGTTGGGGGTGGTGGGTTTGGGATATTGTTTTTTGAGAGTGGGATCCATGGAGGGCTTGGGTTCTGGGTTTGCTAAGTTGCGCCTTTGGGAGATATGGTGAGCCATGTTGGTGGGGAAAAGTGAAAGGAgatgggaagaagaagaaagggttTGGGCATCTGATCTGGGGAGGAGAGAGTGTGCGCTGGTGTTGGTTAATGGGCATTGGTGGGGTTCATTGGATACGGACTTTTGTGTGGTGCCTTTGATTAGATCCAATGCTTTGCTTTGTTCTACGATGCGCCGAGAGCGGAGGACATTGCTTGAGGTTTTTCGTGTTTGTATGTTTGACCGTTGACTTGGATCTGTTCTTAGCTCTTTTGTTTCAGTTTGCATTTTCCACATTTTAGTGCCCCTCAGATCTGAATCCGCTAGAAAGATGATcaatttataattgttttattttttattttttaataataaaatctattttaaataaagtgaCGCGTGTATTGCATtaatcttatttataaaatagttgtaagtgaaataattatttctttaatctaaattaaaaaaatttactcatcatcttcacaatatacaaatataattttttaatttatttctcgTATCAAATAAGTgatgtatagatgatgagtagaataatttaattaatttaataaaaataacactaaaaataaaataaaaataaaaataatatatgatgtataaaaaTGATAACGAGGTATCAAAAAAGTTGTCCTGATAATTGCTCGAGCAAATGCA from Juglans regia cultivar Chandler chromosome 2, Walnut 2.0, whole genome shotgun sequence carries:
- the LOC108999291 gene encoding uncharacterized protein LOC108999291 isoform X1, whose product is MAHHISQRRNLANPEPKPSMDPTLKKQYPKPTTPNPTSHLQIRANPDPPVLSNSKSSSFMPHNFSRLNPYHKVRASRKPANTQPPPTLVDVPLQAKAMTTSAMWDSSKFLLTRPNHQSRTIAPRLAGEGEAKSTKEVSEEKSKKSSKELDKKKIHKVKVIEKRREPREGLDVKPLPEKVKDIEPKDLLDGHDINRLSVSLTLRGGRRRSFCGSQVELADIFAGSGVKVVAVDMPPFMQIHVTDCARKAYDSMEKFTSKTLACTIKKEFDGVYGPAWHCIVGKSFGSFVTHSVGGFMYFSMDQKLYILLFKTTVQRAD
- the LOC108999291 gene encoding uncharacterized protein LOC108999291 isoform X2 encodes the protein MAHHISQRRNLANPEPKPSMDPTLKKQYPKPTTPNPTSHLQIRANPDPPVLSNSKSSSFMPHNFSRLNPYHKVRASRKPANTQPPPTLVDVPLQAKAMTTSAMWDSSKFLLTRPNHQSRTIAPRLAGEGEAKSTKEVSEEKSKKSSKELDKKKIHKVKVIEKRREPREGLDVKPLPEKVKDIEPKDLLDGHDINRLSVSLTLRGGRRRSFCGSQVELADIFAGSGVKVVAVDMPPFMQIHVTDCARKAYDSMEKFTSKTLACTIKKEISCCWGGCDFAGI
- the LOC108999294 gene encoding protein FAR1-RELATED SEQUENCE 4-like, producing MEGTEEDRISPRPSTVISPIQGYVSPENPYHPVYMMPPNTYPNQYSYHWGSQHLPTIPYPPLSNPEDFRRFQETIQHPPTMSYPPSSNPERFQETPQHPVQSSIVPDESEKNVASISHMNALEVEGSNEVSNADETNEVLEAKGTNEVSDDDDERVEEPKSGMEFATEKDLLAYYKRYAKQSGFGVKTFRTKREADGSAKYLTIGCARGGTYHPSHSNVSRPRPTTKTNCKAKVNAKLVNGVWVLTTIQITHNHNTVSPQKSRFFRSHKCLDEYSQRMLDLNDRAGIRMNKNFQALVVDAGGFENLEFQEKDARNFINKARHLRLGKGGGEALSDYFERMSMMNDGFVSVMDLDDEFRVRNVFWADTRSRAAYEYFGDVITFDTTYLTNRYNMPFAPFVGVNHHGQSILLGAGLISNEDTNTFVWLFRAWLKCMNGQAPKAIITDQDRAMKSAIAIVFPDSRHRYCLWHIMRKLPEKLGSHSQFNAGLKSAIQSALYDSQSCTEFEDKWGKLLQKYDLGENAWLQGLYNEREFWVPVYLKGVFWAGMSTTQRSESMNAFFDGFVHSGTTLKEFVDQFDNALKKKVEVEATADFNSCNQIIPCVSPLRIEKQFQALYTNAKFKEVQREVLGMILCNCILVSTQGCISNFDVFDEISTDDYVKKVTYSVYYNDEECDVKCTCALFEMRGIICRHVFKVCQTKNINVLPDKYVLDRWRKDLKRRYTLVKSSYDDLRNNADAQRYELVVKRCLKFATRVSPSDEHVNAFLRLLDEFELQCTGLTTDDGLTKLRKNMIPEKGKKVLSPHVVRGKGRPPMKRKVGAVENAIMKRKKKQVTCRKIFNDGEQLHAGLESAGVAIVDNFVVGTQYSDVIQPTPSGNEEKCAGTDHV